The Petrocella atlantisensis genome has a window encoding:
- the hisG gene encoding ATP phosphoribosyltransferase, whose amino-acid sequence MRYLTFALAKGRLAKKTLAYLEEVGITCEEMKSDTRKLIFVNEELKLKFFLAKASDVPTYVEYGAADIGVVGKDTILEERKNLYEVFDLKLGICDMVVAGPESAREHLLHSSSIRVATKYPNIAKDYFYNKKNQKVEIIKLNGSIELAPLVGLSEVIVDIVETGATLKENGLVVLEKICPLSARVVVNRVSMKMENQRINRIIDGLRDIIQ is encoded by the coding sequence ATGAGATATTTAACATTTGCACTTGCAAAAGGGCGTTTGGCAAAAAAAACATTGGCTTATTTAGAAGAAGTAGGTATTACATGTGAAGAAATGAAAAGTGATACAAGAAAACTGATTTTTGTGAATGAAGAACTTAAACTAAAGTTTTTCTTAGCGAAGGCCAGTGATGTACCGACTTATGTTGAGTATGGCGCTGCTGACATCGGTGTCGTAGGTAAAGATACTATCCTTGAAGAACGTAAGAATCTTTATGAAGTTTTTGACTTAAAATTAGGCATTTGTGATATGGTGGTAGCCGGTCCTGAGAGTGCACGTGAGCATCTTTTACATAGTTCATCGATACGTGTTGCTACTAAATATCCAAATATTGCCAAGGACTATTTTTATAATAAAAAGAATCAAAAAGTTGAGATTATAAAACTCAACGGTTCTATTGAACTGGCACCTCTTGTAGGCCTCTCAGAAGTGATTGTTGATATCGTGGAGACCGGTGCTACATTAAAAGAAAATGGATTAGTCGTTCTTGAAAAAATATGTCCGCTTTCTGCCAGGGTTGTGGTTAACCGTGTCAGCATGAAGATGGAAAATCAACGGATCAACCGAATTATTGACGGATTAAGAGATATCATCCAGTAA
- the hisF gene encoding imidazole glycerol phosphate synthase subunit HisF, with protein MLSKRIIPCLDVDKGRVVKGVQFINIIDAGDPVEVAKAYNKSMADEIVFLDITASHEGRDTIVDVVKKTAREIFIPLTVGGGIRTVEDFRTMLLAGADKVAVNSAAVNRPELIKEAALKYGSQCVVLAMDAKWNEDRKSWDVYINGGRINKHIDAIAWAKQAEALGAGEILLTSMDCDGTKAGFDVQLTKAVSEAVGIPVIASGGAGTMAHFSEVLTEGQADAALAASLFHFKEMEIVDLKNYLHDLNIPVRR; from the coding sequence ATGTTGTCCAAAAGAATCATTCCTTGTTTAGATGTTGATAAAGGCAGAGTTGTTAAAGGTGTTCAGTTTATAAACATTATAGATGCCGGAGATCCCGTAGAAGTTGCCAAAGCTTATAACAAAAGTATGGCCGATGAAATTGTATTTTTAGATATCACGGCCTCACATGAAGGTAGAGATACTATTGTGGATGTGGTCAAGAAAACGGCACGTGAGATATTTATTCCATTGACTGTGGGGGGTGGCATCCGAACGGTTGAAGATTTTAGAACCATGTTACTTGCCGGCGCGGATAAAGTTGCGGTTAATTCGGCTGCTGTTAATCGTCCTGAACTTATTAAAGAAGCTGCTTTAAAATACGGAAGTCAATGTGTGGTCCTTGCCATGGATGCCAAATGGAACGAAGATCGTAAATCATGGGATGTCTATATTAATGGTGGTAGAATCAATAAACATATAGATGCTATAGCATGGGCAAAGCAAGCCGAAGCCTTAGGTGCAGGAGAAATACTCTTAACCAGTATGGATTGTGATGGCACAAAAGCCGGTTTTGATGTACAATTGACCAAAGCAGTTAGTGAAGCCGTTGGCATTCCTGTCATAGCATCTGGAGGAGCCGGTACTATGGCACATTTTTCAGAAGTTCTAACAGAAGGTCAAGCCGATGCAGCGCTGGCTGCATCCTTATTTCACTTCAAGGAAATGGAAATTGTTGATCTAAAAAACTATTTACATGACTTAAATATACCTGTAAGAAGATAG
- a CDS encoding DRTGG domain-containing protein has product MLLTQIKEILDAQVIAGKGDMNQVVDFGYGCDLMSDVLAYVQNNIVLLTGLVHPQVIRTAEMLDIKAIVIVRGKEPGSDLIEMANRRDIVIMTTKHSLFTASGLLFKNGLIGEEIAHNELTF; this is encoded by the coding sequence ATGCTACTTACTCAAATTAAAGAGATACTAGACGCACAGGTCATTGCAGGCAAGGGTGATATGAATCAGGTGGTTGATTTTGGTTATGGCTGTGATTTAATGAGTGATGTTTTAGCTTATGTACAAAATAACATCGTTTTGTTAACGGGCTTGGTACATCCGCAAGTCATAAGAACAGCCGAAATGTTAGATATAAAAGCAATAGTAATAGTAAGAGGTAAAGAACCTGGGTCGGATTTAATTGAGATGGCCAATCGTCGTGACATAGTGATAATGACGACCAAGCACTCATTATTTACCGCTTCAGGTCTTTTGTTTAAGAATGGCCTTATAGGAGAGGAGATTGCCCATAATGAACTTACATTTTGA
- a CDS encoding ATP-binding protein, producing MKELSMHILDIATNSVRAGASQIFITVHEDIINNAFRFDIEDNGKGIPDDILRTIKDPFTTSRTLRKVGLGIPLLDENCRLCDGFLEITSLVGRGTTLKSMMVYDHIDRPPMGDIVNTMIGLMTSNENIDICYRHYYNENSFEISTKALQDELEDVPLTSINVIQWLREYLSESIDALRQ from the coding sequence ATGAAAGAACTATCCATGCATATACTCGATATCGCAACCAATAGTGTTCGAGCAGGGGCAAGTCAAATCTTCATTACAGTTCATGAAGACATCATCAATAACGCGTTTCGATTTGATATTGAAGACAATGGAAAAGGCATCCCGGATGATATTCTAAGAACAATCAAGGACCCTTTTACCACATCCCGTACCCTTCGTAAAGTCGGGCTGGGCATCCCGCTCTTAGATGAAAACTGTCGTCTATGTGACGGTTTTCTAGAAATCACATCCTTGGTTGGTCGTGGAACAACGCTAAAATCAATGATGGTATATGATCACATCGACCGTCCACCGATGGGTGACATCGTAAATACGATGATAGGGCTAATGACTTCCAATGAGAACATCGATATTTGTTATCGACATTATTATAATGAAAACAGTTTTGAAATCAGTACAAAAGCTCTACAAGATGAGTTAGAAGATGTGCCCTTAACTTCAATTAATGTTATACAATGGCTAAGGGAATACTTATCCGAGTCTATTGATGCACTCAGACAGTAA
- the hisC gene encoding histidinol-phosphate transaminase produces MIKDYMRKDLLDFKPYHAPLMNYDIKLDANENPYAHSPYVLEKIKLWIDEEKDHLTRYPDTDVHELRQKLGTYHGVSENEIICTVGSDQLIELIIKVFVEPGDGVLVPNPSFSMYGLSTQLNHGKVINYELDDAFDYDYDLILKAYEDHKPKLIFICTPNNPTGNKASLEGMKRILDHVNCPVIIDEAYEEFDGDSMVPFIPNYNNLIVLKTFSKAYGIAGLRIGYGIASKEMIEVVNIAKPPYNLSAFSQAVATFILEDLDYYNDLIHKINNEKEHLYQFFLGRDCFERVYPSKANFILVKITDMNLITYLQSHNVLIRGFGDQGRLAYHMRVTIGTDDENSRLIALIKAYEA; encoded by the coding sequence ATGATTAAGGATTACATGCGTAAGGACTTATTGGACTTTAAACCTTATCATGCACCACTGATGAACTATGATATTAAGTTAGATGCCAATGAAAACCCTTATGCTCATAGTCCATATGTTCTTGAAAAAATCAAATTATGGATAGACGAAGAGAAGGATCACTTAACCCGTTATCCGGATACCGATGTACATGAACTAAGACAAAAGCTTGGTACTTATCATGGTGTTTCTGAAAATGAAATCATATGCACAGTGGGCTCAGATCAACTTATTGAACTGATTATAAAAGTATTTGTAGAACCGGGTGATGGTGTTTTAGTCCCAAACCCTTCCTTTAGTATGTACGGCTTGTCAACGCAACTTAATCATGGCAAGGTCATAAACTATGAACTTGATGACGCTTTTGACTATGACTATGATCTGATTTTAAAAGCCTATGAGGATCATAAACCTAAGCTGATTTTTATATGCACACCCAATAACCCTACAGGTAATAAAGCCTCACTTGAAGGTATGAAACGTATTTTAGACCATGTGAACTGTCCGGTTATTATTGACGAAGCTTATGAGGAATTTGATGGTGACTCTATGGTTCCCTTTATTCCTAATTACAACAATCTTATTGTGTTAAAGACTTTTTCTAAAGCCTATGGAATTGCAGGGCTTAGAATCGGTTATGGTATAGCAAGTAAAGAGATGATAGAAGTGGTTAATATTGCAAAACCCCCTTATAATTTATCCGCTTTTTCACAGGCAGTTGCAACCTTCATATTAGAAGATCTGGATTATTATAACGATTTAATTCATAAAATCAACAATGAAAAAGAACACTTGTATCAATTTTTCTTAGGTAGAGATTGCTTTGAAAGGGTCTATCCTTCTAAAGCAAACTTTATTCTTGTTAAAATTACAGATATGAATTTAATAACGTATCTACAAAGTCATAATGTACTAATAAGAGGTTTTGGTGATCAAGGTAGACTTGCATATCATATGCGGGTTACCATTGGAACAGATGATGAGAACAGTCGTCTCATAGCATTAATAAAGGCTTATGAAGCTTAA
- the hisZ gene encoding ATP phosphoribosyltransferase regulatory subunit, producing the protein MRDKQLHTPEGVRDIHCNEALKKHEIQRRIMAVFHHYGFLDVQTPTFEYIDVFSHDSGTIDIKNMYKFFDSDGNILVMRPDITPSVARMMATGYHHENTPKRFCYLGNAFRNIESYQLKLREFTQAGVELIGIDSEDADAEIIAIVIQSLLAVGLKDFQIDIGQAGFFKGLLEEAGLDSKYEEELRMLIDQKNYIAVEELLDSLELDQAHKKVLLDLPKFFGDVKVIEQAKSTTMNKKALAALDRLERIYNILCDYKVEQYISFDLGMVSQINYYTGIVFRGYTFGTGVSIVDGGRYDTLLQEFGHSAPAVGFAIIVDEVMNSIERQHIEIDVPSTDTLLLYNLKSRTMAISIADRMRREGMRIEIGMLDRDLEENIAYGKKNHIGGIMNFLSLDEVELVNLETEERNTVDVKSLF; encoded by the coding sequence ATGAGAGATAAGCAATTACACACACCTGAAGGTGTTCGAGATATTCATTGTAATGAGGCGCTAAAGAAGCATGAAATACAAAGACGGATCATGGCGGTATTTCATCATTATGGCTTCTTGGATGTTCAAACACCGACTTTTGAATATATTGATGTTTTTAGCCATGATTCAGGTACGATAGATATTAAGAATATGTATAAGTTTTTTGATTCTGATGGCAACATATTGGTGATGAGGCCGGATATCACCCCTTCTGTGGCAAGGATGATGGCAACCGGATATCATCATGAAAATACACCGAAAAGATTCTGTTATCTTGGCAATGCTTTTAGAAACATTGAAAGCTATCAATTGAAGCTTAGAGAATTCACCCAAGCGGGTGTTGAACTCATCGGTATTGATAGTGAAGATGCAGATGCAGAAATTATTGCAATTGTTATTCAATCCTTATTGGCCGTAGGACTTAAAGATTTTCAAATTGATATTGGTCAAGCCGGATTTTTTAAAGGCTTACTTGAAGAAGCCGGATTGGATTCAAAGTACGAAGAAGAACTACGTATGCTGATTGATCAGAAAAATTACATCGCAGTAGAAGAGTTGTTAGATAGCCTTGAATTGGATCAAGCACATAAAAAAGTCCTTCTGGATCTACCTAAATTCTTTGGTGATGTTAAGGTGATAGAGCAAGCCAAGTCAACAACCATGAATAAGAAGGCTTTAGCAGCCCTTGATCGACTGGAACGTATCTATAATATCTTGTGTGATTATAAGGTGGAACAATACATTTCTTTTGATCTTGGCATGGTCAGTCAGATTAATTATTATACAGGTATTGTTTTTAGAGGTTATACTTTCGGAACAGGGGTATCGATTGTAGATGGCGGAAGGTACGATACGCTTTTACAAGAATTCGGTCACAGTGCACCTGCCGTTGGTTTTGCTATCATTGTGGATGAAGTTATGAACAGCATAGAAAGACAACATATAGAAATTGATGTGCCAAGCACAGACACCTTATTACTATATAACCTTAAATCAAGAACTATGGCCATTTCTATTGCCGATCGTATGCGAAGAGAAGGTATGAGAATTGAGATTGGCATGTTAGACCGGGATTTAGAAGAGAATATCGCTTATGGTAAAAAAAATCATATCGGCGGTATTATGAATTTCTTATCCTTAGATGAAGTGGAGCTGGTTAATCTTGAAACCGAGGAAAGAAATACGGTGGATGTTAAATCACTTTTCTAA
- a CDS encoding [Fe-Fe] hydrogenase large subunit C-terminal domain-containing protein — protein MGNYHSVTLDKNRCIGCTDCIKRCPTEAIRVRHSKAEITDDLCIDCGMCIRVCKSHAKRALTDSLDKINKFKYKVAIPAPTLYTQFKKLRDPNIVLTALKKIGFDEVFEVAKAAEVVTAYSQKLLEEGKINRPVISSACPAIVKLIQMRFPSLIDNVMPIISPKEAIARYARQYLMDQGLKSKDIGIFFITPCAAKVTNSRQPQTIKTSDVDGVISMKDIYLELIPVINKLQPEDIEILQMSTANGIGWAASGGEGLASKVYNLVAVDGIENVITILERVENNKLDVDFIECLACVNGCLGGPLTVENSFVSTNRMGKIKKYVKQHGKTRELNIISPKIRLKWDFALEVTHVRKLDDNMMVALNKMEQIDDLHKTLPRIDCGSCGAPTCKAFAEDVVRGDAIIEDCIFMLREKVRTMAGEMMALSGMLPPSIDQNRRE, from the coding sequence ATGGGAAATTACCATTCAGTAACCCTTGATAAAAATCGTTGCATAGGTTGTACGGATTGTATCAAGCGTTGTCCGACAGAAGCCATACGTGTAAGGCATTCAAAAGCAGAGATCACTGATGATTTATGTATTGATTGCGGTATGTGCATCCGTGTCTGTAAAAGTCATGCAAAACGAGCACTCACAGATTCCTTGGATAAAATCAATAAGTTTAAATATAAAGTAGCCATCCCAGCACCAACCTTATACACACAATTCAAAAAGCTTAGAGACCCTAATATTGTGCTTACAGCACTCAAGAAAATTGGGTTTGATGAAGTTTTTGAAGTAGCAAAGGCTGCAGAAGTCGTTACAGCATATAGCCAAAAGCTACTGGAAGAAGGTAAAATCAACCGTCCGGTAATTTCTTCAGCCTGCCCGGCCATCGTCAAGTTAATCCAAATGCGTTTTCCTTCATTAATTGATAATGTTATGCCCATTATTTCACCCAAAGAAGCCATTGCCCGATACGCTAGACAATATTTAATGGATCAGGGTCTTAAGAGTAAGGATATTGGGATTTTCTTTATAACACCATGTGCTGCAAAGGTTACCAATAGCAGGCAGCCACAGACAATTAAAACATCCGATGTCGATGGTGTCATATCCATGAAAGACATATACCTTGAGTTAATACCGGTTATAAATAAGTTACAACCGGAAGATATTGAGATTCTTCAGATGAGCACAGCCAATGGTATAGGATGGGCAGCGAGTGGTGGAGAAGGTCTTGCTTCAAAAGTATATAACCTTGTTGCTGTTGATGGTATAGAAAATGTCATCACCATTTTAGAAAGAGTCGAAAACAATAAATTAGATGTGGATTTCATTGAATGTTTGGCTTGTGTAAATGGATGTCTAGGTGGACCTTTAACGGTTGAGAATTCATTTGTGAGTACGAACCGAATGGGAAAAATCAAAAAATATGTTAAGCAACATGGTAAAACAAGGGAACTTAATATTATTAGTCCCAAAATACGTCTCAAATGGGATTTTGCCCTTGAAGTGACACATGTCAGAAAATTAGATGACAATATGATGGTTGCCCTAAATAAAATGGAACAGATTGATGATTTGCACAAGACTCTGCCTCGAATTGATTGTGGTTCATGTGGTGCACCGACTTGTAAAGCCTTTGCAGAAGATGTTGTAAGAGGTGATGCCATTATTGAAGACTGTATTTTCATGCTTAGAGAAAAGGTGAGAACCATGGCGGGTGAAATGATGGCACTGAGTGGTATGTTACCACCATCCATTGACCAGAATAGGAGAGAATAA
- the hisD gene encoding histidinol dehydrogenase produces MKVYDFTKGEVIDIKKLLEDRAPTSYGDYETIVANIIKNVKDKGNSAILDYTTEFDKVTLTPTSMKVTSEEIREAYDLVDEKLITVIKKAKERVYAFHAKQKQYSWFDTEEDGSIMGQKITPLERVGVYVPGGKAVYTSSVIMDVVPALVAGVKEIVITTPPDSTGNINPQILVAADICGIENIYKMGGAQAIAALAFGTETIKKVDKIVGPGNIFVALAKKAVYGHVSIDSIAGPSEVLVIADETSNPKYIAADLLSQAEHDELASSVLITTSQAVAEKVKAEIERQTAYLKRKDIISASLNNYGVTIIVDSLKDAVTISNEIAPEHLEICTKNPFELMPYIKNAGAIFLGNYTPEPLGDYMAGPNHVLPTNATAKFFSPLSVDDFIKKSSITFFGRDALKALSDDVIYFAESEALDAHANSIKVRFEND; encoded by the coding sequence ATGAAAGTATACGATTTTACAAAAGGTGAAGTCATTGATATTAAAAAGCTTCTAGAAGATCGAGCACCGACTTCATATGGTGACTATGAAACCATCGTTGCAAATATTATAAAAAATGTTAAAGATAAGGGCAATAGTGCCATATTAGACTATACGACAGAGTTTGACAAAGTTACCCTAACACCAACGTCTATGAAAGTAACTTCAGAGGAAATTAGAGAAGCTTATGACCTTGTGGATGAAAAGCTTATAACCGTTATTAAGAAAGCTAAAGAACGGGTGTATGCTTTTCATGCCAAACAAAAACAATACAGTTGGTTCGATACAGAAGAAGACGGTAGCATCATGGGACAAAAAATAACACCACTTGAGCGGGTCGGTGTCTATGTCCCAGGTGGTAAAGCTGTCTATACATCTTCTGTTATTATGGATGTGGTTCCGGCACTGGTTGCTGGTGTAAAAGAAATCGTCATCACCACACCACCGGACTCGACCGGTAATATTAACCCTCAAATACTGGTAGCTGCGGACATATGTGGTATCGAGAATATTTATAAGATGGGTGGTGCTCAAGCCATTGCTGCTCTCGCTTTTGGAACGGAAACCATAAAAAAGGTCGATAAAATTGTTGGACCGGGAAATATCTTTGTTGCCTTAGCAAAAAAAGCGGTTTACGGACATGTTAGTATTGATTCCATAGCAGGTCCATCCGAGGTACTGGTGATTGCTGATGAGACATCCAATCCCAAGTACATTGCCGCCGACCTCTTATCTCAAGCAGAACATGATGAATTGGCCTCTTCGGTGCTGATTACGACAAGTCAAGCTGTTGCAGAGAAGGTAAAGGCAGAAATAGAGCGACAAACCGCTTATTTAAAACGCAAAGATATTATTAGCGCATCCTTAAACAACTATGGTGTGACCATCATTGTCGATTCATTAAAAGATGCCGTAACCATCAGTAATGAGATTGCACCGGAGCATTTGGAGATTTGTACGAAGAATCCTTTTGAATTAATGCCATATATAAAAAATGCCGGCGCTATTTTCCTTGGAAATTATACGCCGGAGCCTCTTGGTGACTATATGGCCGGACCAAATCATGTACTGCCTACCAATGCGACGGCAAAGTTCTTTTCACCTTTATCCGTGGATGATTTCATTAAGAAATCCAGCATCACTTTTTTTGGACGTGATGCACTAAAAGCACTGAGTGATGATGTGATTTATTTTGCAGAGTCAGAGGCACTAGATGCCCATGCGAATTCCATAAAAGTGAGGTTTGAAAATGATTAA
- a CDS encoding ATP-binding protein, with product MNLHFDVEGGEFISAGVASSKVKKVLKQLAIQPEIIRKISVAMYEAEINMVIHAHGGVIDAEIMPDHVHVVLKDEGPGIENIELAMKAGYSTASRLAREMGFGAGMGLANMKRYADILQIESEPGKGTTVEITVKLYPEQQ from the coding sequence ATGAACTTACATTTTGATGTTGAAGGTGGTGAGTTCATTTCTGCGGGTGTGGCTTCCAGTAAGGTTAAAAAGGTTTTAAAACAACTTGCAATACAACCGGAGATTATCAGAAAGATATCTGTTGCCATGTATGAAGCAGAAATCAATATGGTGATACACGCCCACGGCGGTGTTATAGATGCTGAGATTATGCCGGATCATGTACATGTTGTTCTAAAAGATGAAGGTCCAGGTATCGAAAATATTGAGCTGGCTATGAAAGCCGGCTATTCCACGGCATCAAGATTGGCTAGAGAAATGGGATTTGGTGCCGGTATGGGACTTGCCAATATGAAAAGATATGCCGATATTCTTCAGATTGAATCTGAACCCGGAAAAGGAACAACTGTTGAAATCACAGTAAAGCTCTATCCTGAACAACAGTAA
- the hisB gene encoding imidazoleglycerol-phosphate dehydratase HisB codes for MANRVCTINRKTNETNIDMKLNIDGSGQSTLKTGIGFFDHMLTHIAKHGFFDLEVTCDGDLEVDCHHSIEDIGIVLGKCIREAVGDKIGIKRYGSCILPMDETLVLCALDLSGRPYLNFDVALTALRLGDMDVEMVKEFFMAVAVHAGMNLHIKLLDGSNNHHIVEGIFKAFGNALDQATLFDERIIGTRSTKGMLE; via the coding sequence ATGGCAAATCGTGTATGCACTATAAACCGAAAGACAAATGAAACAAACATTGACATGAAGCTTAATATTGACGGATCCGGTCAATCAACTTTGAAGACTGGTATTGGTTTTTTCGATCATATGCTCACCCATATTGCCAAACATGGTTTCTTCGACCTTGAGGTGACCTGTGATGGTGATTTGGAAGTAGATTGTCATCATTCCATAGAAGACATTGGCATTGTACTAGGCAAATGTATCCGGGAAGCCGTCGGTGATAAAATCGGTATCAAACGCTATGGGTCATGCATCTTACCCATGGACGAGACCTTAGTCTTGTGTGCACTGGATTTATCCGGCAGGCCATACTTGAACTTCGATGTGGCTCTAACAGCGCTTCGACTTGGAGATATGGATGTGGAAATGGTTAAAGAGTTTTTTATGGCTGTTGCTGTTCATGCAGGTATGAATTTACATATCAAATTACTGGATGGTTCTAACAATCATCATATTGTCGAAGGTATTTTTAAGGCTTTTGGCAATGCCCTTGATCAAGCCACTCTTTTTGATGAACGTATCATAGGAACCAGGTCAACCAAAGGTATGTTGGAATAG
- the hisA gene encoding 1-(5-phosphoribosyl)-5-[(5-phosphoribosylamino)methylideneamino]imidazole-4-carboxamide isomerase, translating to MRLYPAIDIINGQAVRLVQGDYKKETVYDKDPVQVAKQWEDAGASYIHVVDLDGAQDGTWKNKATISDIVKSVKIPVQTGGGIRSLKDIEERLSVGISRVILGTVAIKNPDLVIAAVKKFGQEAIVVGIDAKDGMVAIHGWEQVSDMSALDLCLKVKAMGVSTIIYTDIAKDGMMLGPNIEQTGQLIKETGMDIIASGGVSCYEDIQKVSEIKAEGVIIGKALYTKAIDLKTAIQRFESR from the coding sequence ATGAGGTTATATCCAGCAATAGATATTATTAACGGTCAGGCAGTACGTCTTGTGCAAGGCGACTATAAAAAAGAAACGGTATATGATAAGGACCCCGTCCAAGTCGCTAAACAATGGGAAGATGCAGGTGCCAGTTATATTCATGTTGTAGATTTAGATGGTGCGCAAGATGGCACGTGGAAAAACAAAGCGACCATATCTGATATCGTAAAAAGTGTTAAAATACCTGTTCAAACAGGTGGCGGTATCCGGTCACTCAAAGATATAGAAGAACGTTTGTCCGTAGGGATTAGTAGAGTGATTCTAGGCACTGTTGCAATTAAGAATCCTGATCTTGTTATAGCAGCGGTGAAAAAATTCGGTCAAGAAGCCATCGTCGTTGGTATTGATGCAAAAGACGGAATGGTAGCCATTCATGGGTGGGAACAAGTAAGCGATATGTCAGCCCTTGATTTATGTTTAAAGGTCAAAGCAATGGGTGTAAGCACCATCATCTACACCGATATTGCCAAGGACGGTATGATGTTAGGTCCGAATATTGAACAGACAGGGCAGTTGATTAAAGAAACAGGTATGGATATCATCGCTTCCGGTGGTGTGTCTTGTTATGAAGACATTCAGAAAGTATCTGAGATAAAAGCTGAAGGCGTGATTATCGGTAAAGCCCTCTATACAAAGGCCATTGATCTAAAAACAGCCATCCAACGATTTGAAAGTAGGTGA
- a CDS encoding DRTGG domain-containing protein, which translates to MTINDVQEILNATVVTQSSYENNEVLSGFVGDLLSVVMGKAKEQCAWITIQGHINIIAVGTLINVGCIIVSEGFKVDEDAIKKANEEEIVIMTTHLSSFEAASLLSKNGLE; encoded by the coding sequence ATGACCATAAACGATGTTCAAGAAATACTAAATGCAACCGTAGTTACTCAATCATCCTATGAAAACAATGAAGTTCTATCCGGTTTTGTTGGTGACTTGCTCAGTGTCGTTATGGGCAAAGCCAAAGAACAATGTGCTTGGATTACCATTCAAGGGCATATTAACATCATAGCTGTTGGTACGCTCATCAATGTTGGTTGTATTATTGTTTCAGAAGGCTTTAAAGTGGATGAGGACGCCATTAAAAAAGCAAATGAAGAAGAAATCGTCATCATGACGACCCACTTATCTTCTTTTGAAGCTGCTTCGTTATTATCAAAAAATGGTTTAGAATAG
- the hisH gene encoding imidazole glycerol phosphate synthase subunit HisH gives MIIGIIDYGMGNLQSVSNALKYIGVEHFTSSDNEVLKNADKLILPGVGAFKDAIERLREKGLDQLLMDMKAEGKPVLGICLGMQLLFDTSTEFGSHAGLGLIKGKVVKLDVQNLKIPHMGWNALHILKKAPLFMGLPEEAYVYFVHSYHLETDEDVVSATTYYGKDIQIAAQQGNIYGLQFHPEKSGDVGLKILENFALL, from the coding sequence ATGATTATAGGTATTATTGATTACGGCATGGGTAACCTACAAAGTGTGAGCAATGCTCTTAAATATATCGGAGTAGAACACTTCACTTCTTCTGACAATGAAGTATTGAAAAATGCCGATAAGCTTATTTTACCAGGTGTAGGCGCTTTTAAAGACGCCATTGAACGTCTTAGAGAAAAAGGGCTAGACCAATTGCTTATGGATATGAAAGCTGAAGGGAAACCGGTTCTTGGTATATGCCTTGGCATGCAATTGCTTTTTGATACCAGCACAGAATTTGGCAGTCACGCCGGACTTGGTCTTATTAAAGGTAAAGTTGTTAAACTGGATGTTCAAAATCTCAAAATACCTCATATGGGATGGAATGCACTCCATATACTTAAGAAAGCACCATTATTTATGGGGTTACCGGAGGAAGCCTATGTGTATTTTGTTCACTCCTACCATTTGGAAACGGATGAAGATGTTGTTTCTGCTACAACCTACTATGGTAAAGATATTCAGATTGCTGCACAACAAGGCAATATATATGGTTTACAGTTTCATCCTGAAAAAAGCGGTGACGTCGGTTTGAAGATCTTAGAGAATTTTGCTTTACTATAA